In Mycobacterium sp. Aquia_216, a genomic segment contains:
- the infA gene encoding translation initiation factor IF-1 yields the protein MAKKDGAIEVEGRVVEPLPNAMFRIELENGHKVLAHISGKMRQHYIRILPEDRVVVELSPYDLSRGRIVYRYK from the coding sequence ATGGCCAAGAAGGACGGCGCCATCGAGGTCGAGGGCCGGGTGGTCGAGCCCCTGCCCAATGCGATGTTCCGCATTGAGCTGGAGAACGGTCACAAGGTGCTTGCCCACATCAGCGGCAAGATGCGGCAGCACTACATCCGCATCCTGCCCGAGGACCGGGTGGTGGTGGAGTTGTCTCCCTACGACCTGTCCCGGGGCCGCATTGTGTACCGGTACAAGTAA
- the rpmJ gene encoding 50S ribosomal protein L36 — MKVNPSVKPICDKCRVIRRHGRVMVICSDPRHKQRQG; from the coding sequence GTGAAGGTGAACCCCAGCGTCAAGCCAATCTGTGACAAGTGCAGGGTGATCCGTCGGCATGGGCGGGTCATGGTGATCTGCTCCGATCCGCGTCACAAACAGCGTCAGGGCTAA
- the rpsM gene encoding 30S ribosomal protein S13 has protein sequence MARLVGVDLPRDKRMEIALTYIFGIGRTRSNEILEATGIDRDLRTKDLTDDQLTHLRDYIEANLKIEGDLRREVQADIRRKIEIGCYQGLRHRRGLPVRGQRTKTNARTRKGPKRTIAGKKKAR, from the coding sequence ATGGCTCGACTAGTAGGCGTCGATCTGCCGCGTGACAAGCGGATGGAGATCGCGCTGACGTACATCTTCGGCATTGGCCGTACCCGCTCCAACGAGATCTTGGAAGCGACCGGTATCGACCGGGACCTTCGCACCAAGGATCTCACCGACGATCAGCTGACCCACTTGCGCGACTACATCGAGGCCAACCTCAAGATCGAGGGTGACCTGCGCCGTGAGGTGCAGGCAGACATCCGCCGCAAGATCGAGATCGGCTGCTACCAGGGTCTGCGGCACCGTCGCGGGCTGCCGGTGCGCGGCCAGCGCACCAAGACCAACGCGCGTACCCGCAAGGGCCCCAAGCGCACCATCGCCGGCAAGAAGAAGGCCAGGTAA
- the rpsK gene encoding 30S ribosomal protein S11, translating into MPPAKKAASSAPKKGQKTRKREKKNIPHGAAHIKSTFNNTIVSITDPQGNVIAWASSGHVGFKGSRKSTPFAAQLAAENAARKAQEHGVRKVDVFVKGPGSGRETAIRSLQAAGLEVGAISDVTPQPHNGCRPPKRRRV; encoded by the coding sequence ATGCCACCAGCCAAGAAGGCAGCATCTTCGGCCCCCAAGAAGGGGCAGAAGACTCGTAAGCGGGAAAAGAAGAACATCCCGCACGGCGCCGCGCACATCAAAAGCACGTTCAACAACACGATCGTGAGCATCACCGACCCTCAGGGCAACGTCATCGCCTGGGCGTCGTCGGGCCACGTCGGCTTCAAGGGCTCGCGGAAATCGACTCCGTTCGCCGCGCAGCTGGCCGCCGAGAACGCCGCGCGCAAGGCCCAGGAGCACGGGGTGCGCAAGGTCGACGTGTTCGTGAAGGGCCCGGGTTCGGGCCGGGAGACCGCGATCCGGTCGTTGCAGGCCGCCGGCCTGGAGGTCGGCGCGATCTCCGACGTCACCCCCCAGCCGCACAACGGCTGCCGTCCGCCCAAGCGCAGAAGGGTCTAG
- the rpsD gene encoding 30S ribosomal protein S4, producing MARYTGPMTRKSRRLRTDLVGGDQAFEKRPYPPGQHGRARIKESEYLLQMQEKQKARFTYGVMEKQFRRYYEEATRQSGKTGEELLKILESRLDNVIYRAGIARTRRMARQLVSHGHFSVNGVHVNVPSYRVSQHDIIDVREGSLNTVPFQIARETAGDRPIPGWLQVVGERQRILVHQLPERAQIDVPLTEQLIVEYYSK from the coding sequence ATGGCTCGTTACACCGGACCCATGACGCGCAAGTCGCGTCGACTGCGCACCGACCTCGTCGGTGGCGACCAGGCCTTCGAGAAGCGTCCCTACCCGCCCGGCCAGCACGGTCGCGCGCGGATCAAGGAAAGCGAATATCTGCTGCAGATGCAGGAGAAGCAGAAGGCCCGCTTCACCTATGGCGTGATGGAAAAGCAGTTCCGTCGCTACTACGAAGAGGCCACGCGGCAATCCGGCAAGACCGGTGAGGAGCTGCTGAAGATCCTCGAGAGCCGGCTGGACAACGTGATCTACCGCGCCGGCATCGCACGCACCCGCCGGATGGCCCGCCAGCTGGTCAGCCACGGGCACTTCAGCGTCAACGGCGTGCACGTGAACGTCCCCAGCTACCGGGTGTCGCAGCACGACATCATCGACGTGCGGGAGGGTTCGCTGAACACCGTGCCGTTCCAGATCGCGCGGGAGACGGCGGGCGACCGTCCCATCCCGGGCTGGCTGCAGGTGGTGGGGGAGCGTCAGCGCATCCTCGTTCACCAATTGCCCGAGCGGGCACAGATCGACGTGCCGCTCACCGAGCAGCTCATCGTCGAGTACTACTCGAAGTAA
- a CDS encoding DNA-directed RNA polymerase subunit alpha — MLISQRPTLSEEILTDSRSQFVIEPLEPGFGYTLGNSLRRTLLSSIPGAAVTSIRIDGVLHEFTTVPGVKEDVTDIILNLKGLVVSSEEDEPVTMYLRKQGPGEVTAGDIVPPAGVTVHNPGMHIATLNDKGKLEVELVVERGRGYVPAVQNRASGAEIGRIPVDSIYSPVLKVTYKVDATRVEQRTDFDKLILDVETKSSITPRDALASAGKTLVELFGLARELNIEAEGIEIGPSPAEADHIASFALPIDDLDLTVRSYNCLKREGVHTVGELVSRTESDLLDIRNFGQKSIDEVKVKLHQLGLSLKDSPPSFDPSEVAGYDVATGTWSTEAAYDDADYAETEQL, encoded by the coding sequence ATGCTGATTTCTCAGCGACCCACACTGTCCGAGGAAATCCTCACCGACAGCCGGTCCCAGTTCGTCATCGAGCCGCTGGAGCCGGGTTTTGGTTACACGCTTGGTAATTCGCTGCGGCGGACGCTGCTGTCGTCGATTCCGGGCGCGGCCGTCACCAGCATTCGCATCGACGGCGTGCTGCACGAGTTCACCACCGTGCCCGGCGTCAAAGAGGATGTCACCGACATCATCCTGAACCTCAAGGGTCTGGTCGTGTCCTCCGAGGAGGACGAGCCGGTCACCATGTACCTGCGCAAGCAGGGCCCGGGTGAGGTCACCGCGGGCGACATCGTGCCGCCCGCCGGCGTCACGGTGCACAACCCCGGCATGCACATCGCGACACTGAACGACAAGGGCAAGCTCGAGGTCGAGCTCGTCGTCGAGCGCGGTCGTGGTTACGTGCCGGCCGTGCAGAACCGTGCCTCCGGTGCCGAAATCGGCCGTATCCCAGTCGATTCCATCTACTCGCCGGTGCTCAAGGTTACCTACAAGGTGGATGCCACTCGTGTCGAGCAGCGCACCGACTTCGACAAGCTGATCCTGGACGTCGAGACCAAGAGTTCGATCACCCCCCGCGACGCGCTGGCGTCGGCGGGTAAGACCCTGGTCGAACTGTTCGGCCTGGCACGGGAACTCAACATCGAGGCCGAGGGCATCGAGATCGGGCCGTCGCCGGCCGAGGCCGACCACATCGCCTCGTTCGCGCTGCCGATCGACGACCTGGATCTGACCGTACGGTCCTACAACTGCCTCAAGCGCGAGGGTGTGCACACCGTCGGCGAGCTGGTGAGCCGTACCGAGTCCGACCTGCTCGACATCCGTAACTTCGGCCAGAAGTCCATCGACGAGGTCAAGGTCAAGCTGCACCAGCTGGGCCTGTCGCTCAAGGACAGCCCGCCGAGCTTCGACCCGTCCGAGGTCGCGGGCTACGACGTCGCCACCGGCACCTGGTCCACCGAGGCTGCTTACGACGACGCGGACTACGCCGAAACCGAACAGCTCTAA
- the rplQ gene encoding 50S ribosomal protein L17: protein MPKPTKGPRLGGSSSHQKALLANLATSLFEHGRIKTTEPKARALRPYAEKLITHAKKGTLHNRREVLKKIRDKDVVHELFDKIGPFFADRDGGYTRIIKVEARKGDNAPMAVIELVQEKTVTAEADRARRVKASKKASDTTEAPVAAAAPAEEAAVEDAESEETTSEAVEPAAEAEAAEEPGAEAAGEGDESTEK from the coding sequence ATGCCCAAGCCCACCAAGGGCCCTCGCCTCGGCGGGTCGTCTTCGCACCAGAAGGCTCTGCTGGCCAACCTGGCCACGTCGCTGTTCGAGCACGGTCGCATCAAGACGACCGAGCCGAAGGCGCGTGCGCTTCGGCCGTACGCGGAGAAGCTGATCACGCACGCGAAAAAGGGCACGCTGCACAACCGTCGAGAGGTTCTGAAGAAGATCCGCGACAAGGACGTCGTGCACGAGCTATTCGACAAGATCGGGCCGTTCTTTGCCGATCGTGACGGCGGCTACACCCGCATCATCAAGGTCGAGGCACGCAAGGGCGACAATGCCCCGATGGCCGTGATCGAGCTGGTGCAGGAAAAGACCGTGACGGCGGAGGCCGACCGCGCGCGTCGGGTGAAGGCTTCGAAGAAGGCCTCGGATACTACGGAGGCACCCGTCGCCGCGGCGGCACCGGCCGAAGAGGCCGCGGTCGAGGACGCCGAGTCCGAAGAGACCACTTCCGAAGCGGTTGAACCTGCCGCCGAGGCCGAAGCGGCCGAGGAGCCCGGGGCTGAGGCCGCCGGCGAGGGTGACGAGTCCACCGAGAAGTAG
- the truA gene encoding tRNA pseudouridine(38-40) synthase TruA: protein MTSPPRSSEDVRLRLDIAYDGTDFAGWATQAGQRTVAGVIDDALTTVFRTPVRLWAAGRTDSGVHATGQVAHVDVPATALSNAYPRSARAGEPEFLPLLRRLSRFLPTDVRVLGIVRAPSGFDARFSALRRHYQYRLSTAAFGVQPQQARYITAWPREVDVDAMLAASQDLLGLHDFAAFCRHRPGATTIRDLQRLDWSREGDLITAQVSADAFCWQMVRSLVGALLAVGEQRRTRQWCRELLSATARSSDFAAAPAQGLTLVGVDYPPDDELASRILITRDLRTR from the coding sequence GTGACGAGTCCACCGAGAAGTAGCGAAGACGTCCGTCTTAGGCTCGACATCGCCTACGACGGAACCGATTTCGCGGGCTGGGCAACTCAGGCCGGGCAGCGAACTGTGGCCGGCGTCATCGATGACGCGCTGACGACGGTTTTCCGCACACCGGTACGGCTGTGGGCGGCCGGGCGCACCGACTCGGGGGTACACGCCACCGGACAGGTGGCCCATGTCGATGTGCCGGCCACCGCCCTGTCGAATGCCTACCCGCGGTCGGCGCGCGCCGGTGAACCGGAATTCCTGCCGTTACTGCGCCGCCTGAGCCGTTTCCTGCCCACCGACGTCCGGGTGCTCGGAATCGTCCGTGCTCCATCGGGTTTCGACGCGCGGTTCTCTGCGTTGCGGCGCCATTACCAATACCGGTTGTCGACGGCAGCCTTCGGTGTGCAACCACAACAGGCGCGCTACATCACCGCGTGGCCGCGGGAGGTGGACGTGGATGCGATGCTCGCCGCGTCACAAGATCTGCTGGGGCTGCATGACTTTGCGGCCTTCTGCCGTCATCGTCCCGGTGCCACCACGATTCGTGACCTGCAGCGGCTGGACTGGTCGCGCGAGGGCGACCTGATCACCGCGCAGGTGAGTGCGGATGCGTTCTGCTGGCAGATGGTGCGCTCACTGGTCGGGGCGCTGTTGGCCGTCGGCGAGCAGCGGCGCACGCGGCAGTGGTGTCGTGAATTGCTCAGCGCGACAGCTCGTTCCAGCGATTTCGCGGCCGCGCCGGCGCAGGGCCTGACGTTGGTGGGGGTGGACTATCCGCCCGACGACGAGCTCGCGTCACGGATCCTGATCACCCGGGATCTGCGCACGCGCTAG
- a CDS encoding purine-cytosine permease family protein: MTTTAATGSDTSPAARETLEDYTLRFAPRSYRRWSTAVVGISALGGIAYLADFAIGANLGITYGTANALCGIGIFAVVIIATGFPLAYYAARYNIDLDLITRGSGFGYYGSVVTNVIFATFTFIFFALEGSIMAQGLQLGLHIPLWIGYACSTLIIFPLVIYGMKVLSQLQLWTTPLWLVLMVAPFIYLVTSHPESVGEFFSYTGKAGHGGVDAGSALLAAGVCLALIAQIAEQIDYLRFMPPRTPQNARSWWTWVLLAGPGWVLFGAIKQIVGLFLAVYLVFHHAGAISIANQPVHQFDEIYRNFMPDWLALTLAVILVVLSQVKINVTNAYSGSLAWTNSFTRITKHYPGRVVFLGVNLTIALILMEANMFDFLNTILGFYANCGMAWVVAVASDIVFNKYLLGLSPKAPEFRRGMLYPVNPVGFGSMLLAAGLSIIAFFGGLGEALRPYSPLVAIVVALVMPPILAVATRGKYYLRRTDDGIDLPMYDEHGNPAAHHLTCHVCHHDFERPDMLACRAHDAHICSLCLSTDKHSEHLLDAQR; the protein is encoded by the coding sequence CGCAGGTGGTCCACTGCGGTGGTGGGGATCTCCGCACTGGGCGGCATCGCGTACCTGGCCGATTTCGCGATCGGCGCCAACCTCGGCATCACCTACGGCACCGCGAACGCGTTGTGTGGAATCGGGATCTTCGCCGTGGTGATCATCGCGACCGGCTTCCCCCTGGCTTATTACGCCGCGCGGTACAACATCGACCTCGACCTGATCACGCGCGGCAGCGGTTTCGGCTACTACGGCTCCGTGGTGACCAACGTGATCTTTGCGACGTTCACGTTCATCTTCTTCGCGCTCGAAGGCTCGATCATGGCCCAAGGCCTTCAGCTCGGCTTACACATTCCGCTGTGGATCGGCTACGCATGCTCCACGCTGATCATCTTCCCGCTGGTGATCTACGGCATGAAAGTCCTTTCCCAACTCCAACTTTGGACCACCCCGCTGTGGCTGGTCCTGATGGTCGCCCCGTTCATCTATCTGGTGACCAGTCATCCCGAGTCGGTCGGCGAGTTCTTCTCCTACACCGGCAAGGCGGGCCACGGCGGGGTTGATGCCGGCTCGGCGTTGCTGGCCGCGGGCGTATGCCTGGCGCTGATCGCCCAGATCGCCGAACAGATCGACTATCTGCGGTTCATGCCGCCACGCACCCCGCAAAACGCCCGCAGCTGGTGGACCTGGGTGCTGTTGGCCGGCCCCGGTTGGGTGCTGTTCGGCGCGATCAAGCAGATCGTCGGGCTTTTCCTGGCGGTCTACCTGGTCTTCCACCACGCGGGGGCGATCTCGATCGCCAATCAGCCGGTGCACCAATTCGACGAGATCTACCGGAACTTCATGCCGGATTGGCTCGCGCTGACACTGGCCGTGATCCTGGTGGTGCTCAGCCAGGTCAAAATCAATGTGACGAACGCGTATTCGGGTTCGTTGGCCTGGACCAACTCGTTCACCCGCATTACCAAGCATTACCCCGGCCGCGTCGTCTTCCTCGGCGTGAACCTCACGATCGCGCTGATCCTGATGGAAGCCAACATGTTTGACTTCCTCAACACGATCCTGGGCTTCTACGCCAACTGCGGCATGGCGTGGGTGGTCGCGGTGGCGTCCGACATCGTCTTCAACAAATACCTGCTGGGCCTGTCGCCGAAGGCTCCCGAATTCCGCCGTGGCATGTTGTATCCCGTCAACCCGGTCGGCTTCGGCTCGATGCTGCTGGCCGCGGGCCTGTCGATCATCGCGTTCTTCGGTGGCCTGGGTGAGGCGCTACGGCCGTATTCGCCGTTGGTGGCGATCGTCGTCGCCCTGGTGATGCCGCCCATCCTGGCCGTCGCGACCCGGGGCAAGTACTACCTTCGTCGCACGGACGACGGCATCGATCTGCCGATGTACGACGAGCACGGCAACCCCGCAGCCCACCACTTGACGTGCCACGTCTGCCACCACGACTTCGAACGGCCCGACATGCTGGCCTGCCGGGCGCACGACGCGCACATCTGCTCGCTGTGCCTGTCCACCGACAAACACAGCGAACACCTGCTGGACGCCCAGCGCTAG